In Mesoplodon densirostris isolate mMesDen1 chromosome 15, mMesDen1 primary haplotype, whole genome shotgun sequence, the DNA window TctgatttataaaatgggaagtaGGTTTATGGGACACATGGTCCCCCAAGGGATGGtattaactaaaaatataaatgtattcctCTGATAGAGACATCTTTAGATACAGTCATATCTTAACAATGAGCAATTAAGGGACGTAAAAAAGATATTGAGGTAAACCATTAACTTTTTGAAGTTTGTAAGAAATTCAGTTCTCACCAGCCAGGTGTTACTGGGAGAGACAGGCCTTATATTATGCTAGAATTctgctttatcaattttttagTTTAcctccctcctttttaaaatatattttttagaacCCCCCCCCCCTTTCTTTTCAGAAGCCAAAATATGCAGTTTCCCTTGGATGCAGAAAGCCTTGGCAGATTTGCCAGCCATAGTTAATTTCTATCTGATGGCCATAGCATAGGAGAGCTCTGGCTGTAGGTTCTTAGGAGATCAGGAAGACAGATTGGCTTGGGCTGTTATGAAATAGTCTAGTGTGGGGACAAAGTTTTATTTTGTGGAACATATTAGAAATTCATGAccaaaacaaattattaaaaagataataaaaaggtAGGCTTGTTGTTTCAGGTTGGACTTCAAAGGACCCAGGAGGGTGTGGAATCTGTTTGTACTGGTGAGggccagttgttaaatatttgggAATTTACTGGCCAGTTGTTAGATAAACCATTGGTAGCCTGAAACTGGCCACGataggattattttcttttatctttttttgaagGGGAGGGTAAAGGGGAAGCCAGTTTACCAACACACCCCTAGCAAAGGTCAGTTTTTTCTCTAAGCCTGGGGCCCCAGTGTTCAATACATCTGTGAGTTATTAGATGCTGAACTAGCTCACACCCTTCCAGATTTTACCAAAGATTGATTTGGATTACAAAGCAAGATTATAAATACACTCTAAGTATCtgtggggggaagggggctgTACCTTTCAAGTGAATTGTTTATCTGGGAGCTGTCCTTCCAGGTATTGCAGTCATTGATTAATTCACTATCAGTAGGCTGTTCTCATAAGCATGGAATCCACCACTGGAAATATGGTCTGGTTggatagctttcttttttttttttttaattttttttgcctgcattgggtcttcatcgttgcgcgcgggctttctctagttgcagcgagtgggggctactttctttgcggtgcgggggcttctcattgtgggggcttctcttgttgtggagcatgggctctaggcacgtgggcttcagtagttgtggcacgcgggctcagtagttgtggctcgcgggctctagagcgcaagctcagtagttgtggtacacgggcttagttgctctgcggcatgtgggaatcttcccggaccagggctcgaacacaggttccctgaattggcaggcggattcttaaccactgcaccaccagggaagtccctggatagcTTTCTTGTTAGGTAAAAACCTGTACTCCTCTCCAATACATTTTTCTCATACCTAGATATTATCTTCCAGAGGACAGTATTGTATGCAACGCCAACAAGTTCCTGTTCCCCAGCCACTGCTCAATATTGTGCTGTTGGCTCTTGTCACCCTTCTCACAAAATATGTCAAAGTACCAGTTTGCTGATTATTAGATACCTTTTGGGTTGGCAGCTTCCAGATGTAAGTTGAAATCTCGTTAGTAACCTGCTCCCAAATCCCGTTTAGGGTGGGCTGTTTTGGGGAAATAAGGATGCTACCcatccattctttattttttagtttcttgCCTAGAGTTAGTTAGGGTTTGTCTATATATTTTTAGGCTAAGCTTAGCCCTTTTTTATCTCTATTCTGTTGATAATCGTGTGctcttgctttcatttttgtcTAGATCAAGGGCAGCATGAGGGAGGCATGTGTTTAAGTTACCTGCCCTAGTTCACTTTGtgtatttaatttcaaatatgttttctccAAATACTATATGACTGCTAAGCTAATATGGTCCAGATATTGGAGTTTTGTCTACCTTTAAGCCAAAGCATTCCTCATTTTAGCTTCTCTTCAAACTTCTCCATTCTTTTctccctgtccctctccctcccccttccttctttttttttttttttttttttttgtgtgtgtgggagaagtttttttttccttcagctcATGGCTTTTGGCATTTCTGTACTTCCACTGTTCTGGGCATACTAGAGCATCTGCAATCCAAACATTCCTCtaagaaattactttaaaaaaaaattttttttttttttgcatggcctgtgggatcttagttccccaaccagggattgaacctgcacactcagcagtgaaagcacagagtcctaacccctggactgccagggaatttcccgccaccaatttttttttttttttgtggagatAGGTAATATAATGAACCCCCATCCATggacccatcacccagcttcaacaattaacAACCCTTGGTTaatcttgtttcatttatatactccacattttgtttacccattcatcagtttTGTGAGGGGTTTTtcactaaattaaaaattttaaaaatttaggtatAGTTGaaattttcaggtgtacaacatagtgattcatacttttttttttttttttttttgcggtacacgggcctcccactgccgtggcctctcccgccacggagcacaggctccggacgggaaggcccagcagccatggctcacgggcccagccgctccgcagcatgtgggatccccccggaccggggcacgaacccgtgtcccctgcatcggcaggtggactctcaaccactgcgccaccagggaagcccaatgattcataatttttaaagtttatgttcgatttatagttattatgaaatattggctatactccctgtgttgtactatatatccttgtagcttatttattttatatatagtagtttgtacctcttaatccccttccccatcttgcccctccccccttcccttggttaccctggttttcaaAAACCAGTTTCTCacttgatgctttttttttcccctctctagaATGAGGATGAGCTTTGGGTTAACTTTCAGGACAGCAAAAGGCCGCTGGGTGCCGAACCTCAGCCAGCAGTCCTCACACGGATCCACTGGGTTATTTGTGCCACCAAGTCTTCCTCTGGACTCTGAGAAGGTCAAAGAGTTACAGCGCTTTATCACCCTTTCCAAGAGACTCTTAGTGATGACCGGGGCAGGAATCTCCACTGAGTCGGGGATCCCAGACTACAGGTCAGAAAAAGTGGGACTTTATGCCCGCACGGACCGGAGGCCCATCCAGCATGGGGATTTTGTACGGATCGCTCAAATCCGCCAGCGGTACTGGGCGAGAAACTTTGTGGGCTGGCCTCAGTTCTCCTCCCACCAGCCTAACCCTGCACACTGGGCTTTGAGCAACTGGGAGAGACTCGGAAAGCTGTACTGGTTGGTGACCCAAAATGTGGATGCCTTGCACACCAAGGCGGGGAGTCAGCGCCTGACAGAACTCCACGGATGCATGCACAGGTGCAGGAAAGCCTAAACAGTGTGAATGCAGACACGTGCTCCATAAGAGCAGGAACCTTGGCCGTCCTGATCACTGTTGTCTTCGTTAGACCACGAGGAAATGATTTGGGAGGCAGTTATTTACTTTGGAGT includes these proteins:
- the SIRT4 gene encoding NAD-dependent protein lipoamidase sirtuin-4, mitochondrial isoform X1, producing the protein MRMSFGLTFRTAKGRWVPNLSQQSSHGSTGLFVPPSLPLDSEKVKELQRFITLSKRLLVMTGAGISTESGIPDYRSEKVGLYARTDRRPIQHGDFVRIAQIRQRYWARNFVGWPQFSSHQPNPAHWALSNWERLGKLYWLVTQNVDALHTKAGSQRLTELHGCMHRVLCLGCGEQTPRGALQERFEVLNPTWSAEAHGLAPDGDVFLTEEQVQSFRVPPCSRCGGPLKPDVVFFGDTVNPDKVDFVHKRVKEADSLLVVGSSLQVYSGYRFILTAQEKKLPIAILNIGPTRSDDLACLKLDSRCGELLPLIDPR